The Anopheles merus strain MAF chromosome 2L, AmerM5.1, whole genome shotgun sequence genome has a segment encoding these proteins:
- the LOC121593029 gene encoding histone chaperone asf1 — MAKVHITNVVVLDNPSSFLNPFQFELTFECIEELKEDLEWKMIYVGSAESEAFDQVLDTIYVGPVPEGRHIFVFQADPPNVSRIPEQDAVGVTVVLLTCSYRGQEFVRVGYFINNEYADPELRENPPLKPLFHKMTRNILASKPRVTRFKINWDDAPANGGVPGGSSNGLLMDGEEEVQPDEMGDGGHTNGGGGDDQQMVDGGSDSGSQQQHPHHPHHLHHPPGMLGAVHDDDNSIVMPATEMPEFNENSNSLAMEC, encoded by the coding sequence ATGGCAAAGGTGCACATCACGAACGTGGTGGTGCTGGACAATCCCAGCAGCTTCCTGAACCCGTTCCAGTTCGAGCTGACGTTCGAGTGCATCGAGGAGCTGAAGGAGGACCTGGAGTGGAAGATGATCTACGTCGGGTCGGCCGAATCGGAAGCGTTCGACCAGGTGCTGGACACGATCTACGTCGGCCCGGTGCCGGAGGGCCGCCACATCTTCGTCTTCCAGGCGGATCCGCCGAACGTGAGCCGCATCCCGGAGCAGGACGCGGTCGGCGTgacggtggtgctgctgacCTGCTCCTACCGCGGGCAGGAGTTTGTGCGCGTCGGCTACTTCATCAACAACGAGTACGCCGATCCGGAGCTGCGCGAAAACCCACCGCTGAAGCCGCTGTTCCACAAGATGACGCGCAACATACTGGCGTCGAAGCCGCGCGTCACCCGCTTCAAGATCAACTGGGACGATGCGCCGGCGAACGGCGGGGTGCCCGGAGGCTCATCCAACGGGCTGCTGATGGatggggaggaggaggtgcaGCCGGACGAGATGGGAGACGGTGGACACAcgaacggcggcggcggcgacgatCAGCAGATGGTGGACGGCGGATCGGACAGTGgctcacagcagcagcacccgcaCCATCCGCATCATCTGCATCATCCGCCCGGCATGCTGGGGGCGGTGCACGATGACGACAACAGCATCGTGATGCCCGCAACGGAAATGCCGGAATTCAACGAAAACTCCAACTCGCTGGCGATGGAATGCTGA